The following proteins are co-located in the Alcaligenes faecalis genome:
- a CDS encoding MFS transporter, with translation MTMPNHGQARSSRQYVTAGLASMMGTTIEWYDFFLYGTAAALIFNKIFFPAFDPITGTLAAFATYSVGFFARPLGGFVFGHFGDKLGRKSMLLITLFLMGIPTILIGLIPSYESIGYWAAVLLVLMRFLQGIAVGGEWGGAVLMAVEHAPEGKKGFFGSLPQTGVAPGLILSSLAMGAVASLPEEDMLSWGWRLPFLASVVLLLVGWWIRAKVAESPDFEQMSQKGKQVPIPALEVLRHYPREVLLVVGGRLAEVTWFYTVVTFALAYATTTLGVERSVMLDATVWGAVAALFTMPLFGVLGDRIGFKWVFMAGTICMLAFSSTFFSMLGSLDSKTITLALVIAIGLVYAALYGPQGGLFSTQFPPEVRYSGISIAVQVSGAIGGGLAPLVATSLLAYGDGQPDYIVWYLSGLGLIAFASTWFMHGPTHFSLPALSNRKVRT, from the coding sequence ATGACGATGCCTAACCATGGACAGGCGCGTTCGTCGCGCCAGTACGTTACCGCTGGCTTGGCCAGCATGATGGGAACCACCATAGAGTGGTATGACTTTTTCCTGTACGGCACCGCTGCCGCACTGATTTTCAACAAAATCTTTTTCCCCGCCTTTGACCCGATCACGGGCACGCTGGCGGCTTTTGCCACCTACTCCGTGGGCTTTTTCGCCCGCCCCTTGGGAGGATTTGTTTTCGGCCATTTCGGCGACAAGCTGGGCCGAAAATCCATGCTGCTGATCACGCTCTTTCTAATGGGCATTCCCACCATCCTGATTGGCCTGATCCCCTCTTATGAAAGCATTGGCTACTGGGCCGCTGTACTGCTGGTTCTGATGCGTTTTCTACAAGGCATTGCGGTAGGCGGCGAATGGGGCGGCGCCGTGCTGATGGCGGTTGAACATGCCCCGGAAGGCAAGAAAGGCTTTTTCGGCAGCTTGCCGCAAACGGGGGTTGCCCCCGGCCTGATCCTGTCTTCTCTGGCTATGGGAGCCGTCGCCAGCCTGCCCGAAGAAGACATGCTGTCCTGGGGCTGGCGTCTGCCCTTTCTGGCCAGTGTTGTCTTGCTCCTGGTGGGCTGGTGGATACGCGCCAAAGTGGCCGAGTCCCCCGACTTCGAGCAGATGAGTCAAAAGGGCAAGCAGGTTCCGATCCCCGCCCTGGAAGTCCTGCGTCATTACCCGCGTGAAGTTCTGCTGGTCGTGGGGGGCCGTCTGGCGGAAGTGACCTGGTTCTACACGGTGGTGACCTTTGCCCTGGCCTACGCCACCACGACCTTGGGGGTGGAGCGCAGCGTCATGCTGGATGCCACCGTCTGGGGCGCCGTTGCGGCTCTGTTCACCATGCCCCTGTTTGGCGTATTGGGCGACCGAATCGGCTTCAAATGGGTTTTCATGGCAGGCACCATCTGCATGCTGGCGTTCTCTTCCACCTTCTTTTCCATGCTGGGCAGCCTGGACTCCAAGACCATCACCCTGGCTTTGGTGATTGCGATTGGGTTGGTCTATGCCGCACTGTATGGCCCGCAAGGTGGCCTGTTTTCCACGCAATTCCCACCTGAAGTGCGTTACAGCGGCATCTCCATTGCCGTGCAGGTCTCCGGTGCCATCGGTGGCGGTCTAGCTCCCCTGGTCGCGACCTCCTTGCTGGCCTATGGCGATGGCCAACCCGACTACATCGTCTGGTACCTGAGCGGGCTGGGTCTGATTGCCTTTGCCAGTACCTGGTTCATGCACGGCCCTACGCATTTTTCTCTTCCCGCCCTATCCAACCGAAAGGTCCGCACATGA
- a CDS encoding aldolase, with protein MDTPLRDKSYFDERATKDMATHLQQVQRDTRETLAFACRILAMTEQEAGLAGQISVRSERPGAYWTLRFGLGFDEATPEDFIEVDRDLNTLNGEGMANPATRFHLWVYEARPDVNSIIHTHSPWATVLATARQPLVISQMDMTPLHNDCAFLGEWPGVPIADQEGVIISKALGDKRAIILAHHGYLTAGKSCQEATYLSVYLERAARLQVRAQAAFGPLTPVDDTLAAEAHDYLLKPSIVNATFDYWSRQTQGIAPLTKTR; from the coding sequence ATGGATACCCCACTCAGAGACAAATCCTATTTTGATGAGCGCGCCACCAAAGACATGGCCACTCATCTGCAGCAAGTACAACGCGACACCCGCGAAACCCTGGCATTCGCCTGTCGTATTCTGGCCATGACCGAACAGGAAGCGGGTTTGGCCGGCCAGATCAGCGTCCGTTCCGAGCGCCCCGGCGCATACTGGACCTTGCGTTTCGGTTTGGGTTTTGACGAGGCCACCCCCGAAGACTTCATTGAAGTGGACCGCGACTTGAATACCCTTAACGGCGAAGGCATGGCCAACCCAGCCACCCGCTTTCACCTGTGGGTCTACGAAGCTCGCCCTGATGTCAATTCCATCATCCACACACACTCGCCTTGGGCCACGGTATTGGCCACCGCCCGCCAGCCATTGGTGATTTCGCAAATGGACATGACCCCCCTGCACAATGACTGTGCATTTCTGGGCGAATGGCCTGGTGTGCCCATTGCCGACCAGGAAGGTGTCATTATTTCCAAGGCGCTGGGTGACAAGCGTGCCATTATTCTGGCTCACCACGGTTACCTGACCGCAGGCAAGAGCTGTCAGGAGGCGACCTACCTATCCGTGTACCTGGAGCGCGCTGCACGCCTGCAAGTACGCGCACAAGCGGCTTTTGGCCCACTGACCCCAGTGGACGATACCCTGGCGGCCGAAGCACACGACTATCTGCTCAAGCCCTCCATTGTGAACGCAACCTTTGACTACTGGTCCCGTCAGACCCAAGGCATTGCGCCCTTAACTAAAACTCGCTGA
- a CDS encoding GNAT family N-acetyltransferase: MVQLNAYHQPIGPSLPHWQARPQPARCVLHGKYCRLEAVSPAQHGDSLYEAYSSASDGRDWTYLSVDPFTNRAQFDRHLQAISQASNAVHYAVVEQTTGRALGTLSLMRIDPQNGCIEVGFVAWSPALKQTRMATEAHYLLMAYAIDGLGYRRYEWKCDTHNAPSQAAARRLGFRYEGSFRQAMVYKGRSRDTAWFSITDKEWPALKASFQAWLAPENFDEQGRQKHRLGQQLTVPPAGPGARRLKQMLALQTELNQLIDPNWRVAKQDYYRAIWVECAELANYLDWKWWQHCERNLPQLQLELIDILHFGLCDVLRANDALREQEAATALDQLQHAPAAASDSTAIMTALERFTLRVLETRQFDFRGFAQLAGLCGLTLDTLFHAYAGKNALNRLRQLRGYQHGRYHKQWGEQQDNEHLAQLQLRLPAEHDNYPELILHALQDSYDTFFSGDTQAQNGACVPPPLSSR, encoded by the coding sequence ATGGTTCAGTTGAACGCGTATCACCAGCCTATTGGCCCCTCACTCCCTCATTGGCAGGCCCGCCCTCAGCCAGCACGCTGCGTTCTGCACGGCAAGTACTGCCGACTGGAGGCGGTCAGTCCGGCGCAACACGGTGACAGCCTGTACGAGGCTTACAGTAGCGCCAGTGATGGCCGCGACTGGACTTACCTATCTGTAGACCCCTTTACCAACCGCGCGCAGTTCGACCGGCACCTGCAGGCCATCAGCCAGGCCAGCAACGCCGTGCACTACGCTGTCGTCGAACAAACCACAGGACGCGCGCTGGGTACCTTGTCCCTGATGCGGATCGACCCACAAAACGGCTGCATCGAAGTAGGCTTTGTCGCCTGGTCACCCGCTCTGAAACAAACCCGTATGGCCACCGAAGCCCACTACTTGTTGATGGCGTATGCGATTGATGGACTGGGCTACCGTCGCTACGAATGGAAGTGCGACACACACAATGCACCCTCACAAGCGGCGGCACGACGACTGGGTTTCCGTTACGAAGGCAGTTTCCGTCAGGCAATGGTGTACAAGGGTCGCTCACGCGACACAGCCTGGTTCTCAATTACCGACAAGGAATGGCCTGCCCTGAAAGCGAGTTTCCAGGCCTGGCTGGCCCCCGAGAATTTTGATGAGCAAGGCCGCCAAAAACACCGCTTAGGGCAACAGCTCACTGTCCCTCCTGCCGGTCCTGGGGCCCGCCGCCTAAAGCAAATGCTGGCCCTGCAAACCGAGCTGAACCAGTTGATTGATCCGAACTGGCGAGTGGCCAAACAGGACTACTACCGGGCAATTTGGGTGGAGTGTGCTGAACTGGCCAATTACCTGGATTGGAAGTGGTGGCAGCATTGCGAGCGCAATCTGCCGCAACTACAACTAGAGCTGATCGACATCCTGCATTTTGGTCTGTGCGATGTACTGCGAGCCAACGATGCACTGCGCGAACAAGAGGCCGCCACCGCACTGGATCAGCTCCAGCACGCACCGGCCGCCGCCAGCGACTCTACGGCCATCATGACGGCTCTGGAACGCTTTACCTTGCGTGTGCTGGAAACACGTCAGTTTGATTTCCGCGGCTTTGCCCAACTGGCCGGTCTTTGCGGTCTGACACTGGATACGCTCTTCCACGCGTACGCGGGCAAAAACGCCCTGAACCGCTTGCGCCAGTTGCGCGGCTATCAGCATGGCCGCTATCACAAGCAGTGGGGTGAACAGCAAGACAACGAACACCTGGCGCAGTTGCAACTACGCCTGCCTGCCGAGCACGACAACTACCCCGAATTGATCCTGCATGCCCTGCAAGACAGCTACGACACGTTTTTTTCGGGAGACACACAGGCCCAGAACGGAGCCTGCGTACCGCCTCCCCTTTCTTCACGTTGA
- a CDS encoding YncE family protein: MIASRPASLKMIVASVVGALLLSACQTTPQSQQVGQTSSFTTTAPQAQVTFRQDTIDGAYEILAAKDSKQLFVAATPLFEDRAAGFLHVLDQDTLRESQRIQLPRRAFALGLNQKTHTLYVGNTLDGSLLAINSLNGTVKQLIQLGQKEGKDGWEHTRKVVIDEQDNRIFVTNPSEGGRVWIVDGAQGRILHNIDKVGLWPTGAAYDANTKRLFVGHGGKDEIAVINPATGTIEQRFTTGDAKSDKREDSRHFFVNIALSADGKKLFGADANTGKIYVFDTTSGNVENTVEVGLGLLDIVYNDARKELIATNRGVDRETPAGTGSVTILDADTLAVKHRISAPVHPNSITLSADGQTAFVTIKIPHGDKSPHYLKGAKDSVLRLNLNQL, encoded by the coding sequence ATGATTGCGTCCCGCCCTGCCTCTTTGAAAATGATTGTTGCCTCCGTCGTGGGTGCCTTGCTGCTCAGTGCATGCCAGACCACACCGCAATCGCAACAAGTGGGCCAAACATCGTCTTTCACTACAACGGCTCCTCAGGCACAGGTCACGTTCCGTCAAGACACCATTGATGGAGCCTACGAAATTCTGGCCGCCAAGGACAGCAAGCAATTGTTCGTTGCCGCCACGCCCTTGTTTGAAGACCGCGCGGCCGGCTTTCTGCACGTTTTAGACCAGGACACGCTGCGTGAGTCGCAGCGAATCCAGTTGCCACGCCGTGCTTTTGCGCTGGGCCTGAACCAGAAAACGCATACTTTGTACGTAGGTAACACCCTGGACGGCTCGCTGCTGGCGATCAACAGCCTGAACGGCACCGTCAAACAACTGATTCAGTTGGGCCAGAAAGAAGGCAAGGACGGCTGGGAACATACCCGCAAAGTCGTTATTGACGAGCAAGACAACCGCATCTTCGTGACCAACCCCTCTGAAGGTGGCCGCGTCTGGATTGTGGATGGTGCCCAGGGCCGCATCCTGCACAACATCGACAAGGTAGGCCTGTGGCCTACCGGTGCAGCGTATGATGCCAATACCAAGCGCCTGTTCGTGGGCCACGGTGGCAAGGATGAAATTGCGGTCATCAACCCGGCTACAGGCACTATCGAACAACGCTTCACGACTGGCGATGCGAAAAGCGACAAACGAGAGGACTCCCGTCACTTCTTCGTAAACATCGCTCTGAGCGCAGATGGCAAGAAGCTGTTTGGTGCTGACGCCAACACCGGCAAGATTTACGTCTTTGACACGACCTCCGGCAACGTGGAGAACACAGTTGAAGTCGGCTTGGGTCTGCTGGACATCGTGTACAACGACGCCCGTAAAGAGCTGATCGCCACCAACCGTGGAGTGGATCGCGAAACACCAGCCGGTACTGGTTCGGTAACTATTCTGGATGCCGATACCCTGGCTGTAAAACACCGTATTAGCGCCCCTGTCCACCCTAACAGCATCACGCTCAGTGCTGACGGCCAGACTGCTTTTGTGACCATCAAGATTCCACATGGCGACAAAAGCCCGCACTACCTGAAAGGTGCCAAAGACAGCGTTCTGCGTCTGAATCTCAATCAGCTCTAA
- a CDS encoding nucleoside deaminase, producing MNDKHYLLRAIQIAEENVARGGQPFGAVLVRDGQVLAEGVNETYIAHDPTAHAEIQALRTASQAVQNSSHAGSTMYASGIPCPMCMAAMIASGVERVVYCADDKEGEPFGWSTESFYRKMQQDFGTQGVKMEHLPLPDKRKVYEAWQARFGQGSNQD from the coding sequence ATGAACGATAAACACTATCTACTACGCGCCATCCAGATTGCAGAAGAGAATGTCGCCCGCGGCGGCCAGCCCTTTGGTGCAGTGCTGGTGCGTGACGGCCAGGTTCTGGCCGAGGGGGTAAATGAGACCTACATTGCCCATGACCCCACCGCACACGCCGAAATTCAGGCTCTGCGTACCGCCAGCCAGGCCGTACAAAACAGCAGCCATGCTGGCAGCACCATGTATGCCAGTGGTATCCCCTGCCCCATGTGCATGGCCGCCATGATCGCCTCGGGCGTAGAGCGCGTGGTGTATTGCGCCGACGATAAAGAAGGCGAGCCTTTTGGTTGGTCCACCGAATCCTTCTACCGAAAAATGCAGCAGGACTTTGGTACGCAGGGCGTAAAAATGGAACACCTGCCTTTGCCTGACAAACGCAAAGTGTATGAAGCCTGGCAAGCCCGTTTTGGACAAGGCTCCAACCAAGACTAA
- a CDS encoding bifunctional allantoicase/(S)-ureidoglycine aminohydrolase: MSKVNYYAPPGGHPPQTQLLTDRAMFTEAYAVLPKGVLQDIVTSFLPGWENTRLWVLARPLSGFAETFSQYIMEVGPQGGSDHPESDPEAEGVIFVVKGQLELVLEGTKHIMEEGGYAFIPPSTNWTLHNRTGELANFHWIRKRYQRVEGLDAPEAFVTNEKDVTPGVMPDTEGRWSTTRFTDMSDLRHDMHVNIVNFEPGGVIPFAETHVMEHGLYVLEGKAVYRLNQDWVEVEAGDFMWLRAFCPQACYAGGPSRFRYLLYKDVNRHANLTIGGNR; the protein is encoded by the coding sequence ATGTCCAAAGTCAATTACTACGCCCCTCCCGGTGGCCATCCTCCTCAGACTCAATTGCTGACGGATCGCGCCATGTTCACCGAGGCCTATGCCGTACTGCCCAAAGGCGTGCTGCAAGACATCGTGACCAGCTTCCTGCCCGGTTGGGAAAATACCCGTTTGTGGGTATTGGCACGTCCTCTGTCCGGCTTTGCCGAGACCTTTTCCCAATACATCATGGAAGTAGGCCCACAGGGTGGCAGCGACCATCCTGAGTCCGATCCCGAAGCCGAAGGCGTGATTTTTGTCGTCAAGGGCCAACTGGAACTGGTGCTGGAAGGCACCAAGCACATCATGGAAGAAGGCGGCTATGCCTTTATTCCTCCTTCCACCAATTGGACCTTGCACAACCGCACGGGCGAGCTGGCCAACTTCCACTGGATTCGCAAACGCTACCAGCGTGTGGAAGGCCTGGATGCCCCTGAAGCCTTTGTAACCAACGAAAAAGACGTGACACCGGGTGTTATGCCTGACACCGAAGGCCGGTGGAGCACCACCCGTTTCACTGACATGTCTGACCTGCGTCACGACATGCACGTGAACATCGTGAACTTTGAACCCGGTGGCGTAATCCCCTTCGCTGAAACACACGTGATGGAACACGGCCTGTACGTTCTGGAAGGTAAAGCCGTTTACCGCCTGAACCAGGACTGGGTTGAAGTGGAAGCCGGTGACTTCATGTGGCTGCGCGCCTTCTGCCCACAGGCTTGTTACGCGGGCGGTCCTAGCCGTTTCCGCTACTTGCTGTACAAAGACGTAAACCGTCATGCAAACCTGACCATTGGCGGCAATCGCTAA
- a CDS encoding LysR substrate-binding domain-containing protein: MDHQLSSSPSLNRPLYDLDLLLALLTVVDCGSFTAAATRLHSTQSTISQKVRRLEELAGLRLLDRASRGVSTTEAGQTLLGYARQMLALNNQLSEALSGSLVTISVRLGVPEDFTNGQTMRVLAGFNRRFPQVRLEVSSGLSSDLLAAYDQGELDLVLVKQRHNAREAVACLPEQTAWVDSATDPVFHLDPIPLVTFPRRGVYREEIISAVESLGRRWRISFTSSSLSGIQGAVADGMGISLLPRRAVRADHIELGQAQGLPRIDAFELAILHRPHANEMVTALSRVLVEMLAPESERRV; encoded by the coding sequence ATGGATCATCAACTATCAAGCAGTCCCAGCCTGAACCGGCCTTTGTACGACCTGGACCTGTTGTTGGCTTTGTTGACGGTGGTCGATTGCGGCAGCTTTACGGCAGCCGCCACACGTTTGCATTCCACCCAGTCCACGATCAGCCAGAAAGTGCGACGCCTGGAAGAACTGGCTGGGCTGCGTTTGCTGGACCGGGCCAGCCGGGGAGTCAGTACAACCGAGGCGGGGCAGACCCTGTTGGGTTACGCCCGCCAGATGCTGGCCTTGAATAATCAGTTGTCAGAAGCCTTGTCGGGTTCTTTGGTGACCATCTCGGTACGACTGGGTGTGCCAGAGGACTTTACCAACGGTCAGACCATGCGGGTTCTGGCGGGTTTTAATCGGCGCTTTCCGCAGGTTCGGTTGGAAGTCAGTAGCGGTTTGAGTAGTGATTTGCTGGCCGCTTATGATCAGGGGGAACTGGACCTGGTGTTGGTCAAACAGCGTCACAACGCCCGTGAGGCGGTGGCCTGCTTACCCGAGCAGACCGCCTGGGTGGATAGCGCCACTGATCCAGTTTTTCATTTGGACCCTATCCCGTTGGTGACCTTCCCGCGCCGTGGCGTTTATCGAGAGGAAATCATCAGTGCAGTGGAGTCCTTGGGGCGACGTTGGCGTATCAGTTTTACCAGCTCCAGTTTGAGCGGTATTCAGGGGGCGGTGGCAGACGGGATGGGTATCAGCTTGCTGCCACGACGTGCGGTGCGGGCTGATCATATTGAACTGGGGCAAGCGCAAGGCCTGCCCCGTATTGATGCTTTTGAACTGGCGATTTTGCATAGGCCTCATGCCAATGAGATGGTGACGGCCTTGTCTCGTGTGCTGGTAGAAATGTTGGCCCCCGAGAGTGAGCGCCGCGTTTGA
- a CDS encoding cation diffusion facilitator family transporter yields the protein MKNITPSDLDRHRGAQRSTWVSVLVNIGLSMLQIMVGLFAHSQALIADAIHSLSDLLSDFVVLIANRHSRQGPDADHPYGHLRYETAATLAIGGLLLAVGAGMLWNAVSALRDPSSIEAVHPIALAIALTALCSKELLFRYMLRVAKRLRSTMLAANAWHARSDAASSLVVSVGVMANLAGLPLGDPLAASMVGLMILRTGWKFAIGAFHDLTDKAVDQETEERIAKLLLETPGVEGIHQLRTRKLGDMIWVEVDLEMDSRLTIAQGHEIAVAARARVMAEEPVLDVMTHFDPVTPKH from the coding sequence ATGAAAAACATTACCCCTTCTGATCTGGACCGGCACCGTGGCGCTCAACGCTCCACCTGGGTCAGCGTCCTTGTCAATATCGGGCTGAGCATGCTGCAAATTATGGTGGGCCTGTTCGCCCATTCTCAAGCCCTGATTGCCGACGCCATTCACTCTTTGTCTGATCTGCTGTCAGATTTTGTAGTGCTGATTGCCAACCGCCATAGCCGCCAAGGCCCGGACGCAGACCATCCCTACGGTCATTTGCGCTACGAAACGGCCGCCACCTTGGCCATTGGAGGCCTTTTGCTGGCTGTGGGAGCAGGTATGTTGTGGAATGCCGTCTCTGCCCTGCGCGACCCCAGCAGCATCGAGGCTGTACACCCCATTGCATTGGCCATTGCCTTGACTGCACTCTGTAGCAAAGAACTCCTGTTTCGCTACATGTTGCGTGTAGCAAAACGGTTACGCTCGACCATGCTGGCTGCCAATGCCTGGCATGCCCGCTCGGATGCCGCATCCTCCCTGGTTGTCAGTGTCGGAGTCATGGCGAACTTGGCAGGCTTGCCCTTGGGTGACCCCTTGGCCGCCAGCATGGTTGGCTTGATGATTCTGCGCACAGGCTGGAAGTTTGCGATAGGCGCCTTCCACGACCTGACAGATAAAGCGGTCGATCAAGAAACTGAAGAGCGCATTGCCAAGCTCTTGCTCGAGACTCCCGGTGTGGAAGGGATACACCAACTGCGCACCCGCAAATTGGGCGACATGATCTGGGTAGAAGTAGACCTGGAAATGGATAGCAGGCTGACCATAGCCCAGGGGCACGAGATTGCCGTGGCTGCACGGGCGCGTGTGATGGCCGAAGAGCCCGTGCTGGATGTCATGACGCACTTTGATCCGGTCACGCCAAAGCACTAA
- the metG gene encoding methionine--tRNA ligase: protein MSRTIFVTTALPYANGSFHIGHIMEYIQADIWVRSMRMSGHTVHFVGADDAHGAPIMLKAESAGITPAQLVDKIAAERPTYLNGFNIKFDHWHRTDSPENVELAQDIYRTLKSAGFIDTRTIEQFYDPVKGMFLPDRYIKGECPKCHAKDQYGDSCEVCSAVYAPTELIEPYSTLTNARPVLKTSEHFFFRLSDPRCVAFLQEWTTGKNAQGKPRLQSEVLGKTREWLGTGEGAEASLNDWDISRDEPYYGIPIPDAPGKYFYVWLDAPVGYLASLKAYCVKAGLDFDALLDPEGSTEQVHFIGKDIVYFHALFWPAMLKFSGRKVPDALNVHGFITVSGEKMSKSRGTGISPLRYLELGMDAEWMRYYMAAKLNSHVEDMDFNPDDFIARVNSDLIGKYVNIASRAANFISKHFDGKLAYQGDTSELQNQLKEVAEKVRADLESREYGRAVRQIMAQADIINQAFDTAQPWVMAKGIATAEQAQKNALQDICSRTLAGFKGLSVMLTAILPTLTDRVARELFGLDRGFVWDDVAALPDHIAPFKHLMQRVDSAMVDELLAPPPAPVVLPGGEAIADTIDIKDFIKVDLRIAKIVSCEAVEGSDKLLRLSLDAGEGRLRQVFSGIKSAYQPDDLIGKLTVLVANLAPRKMRFGVSEGMVLAASHADDAVDPGIYILEPFPGAQPGMRIN from the coding sequence ATGTCACGAACGATATTTGTTACGACCGCCCTGCCGTACGCCAACGGCTCGTTTCACATCGGCCACATCATGGAATATATCCAGGCCGACATCTGGGTTCGGTCCATGCGAATGTCGGGACATACCGTTCATTTCGTTGGAGCAGATGACGCCCATGGCGCCCCCATCATGCTCAAAGCCGAAAGTGCGGGCATTACCCCCGCTCAACTGGTCGACAAGATCGCGGCCGAACGCCCCACTTACCTGAACGGCTTTAACATCAAATTCGACCACTGGCACCGCACGGACTCGCCAGAGAACGTCGAGCTGGCCCAGGATATCTACCGCACGCTAAAGAGCGCCGGCTTTATTGATACCCGCACCATCGAACAGTTCTACGATCCGGTCAAAGGCATGTTCCTGCCCGATCGTTACATCAAGGGCGAATGTCCCAAGTGTCATGCCAAGGACCAGTATGGCGACAGTTGCGAAGTCTGTAGTGCTGTCTACGCACCTACCGAGCTGATCGAGCCCTACTCCACCCTGACCAACGCGCGTCCGGTGTTAAAGACCTCGGAACACTTCTTCTTCCGTTTGTCCGACCCGCGCTGTGTCGCCTTCCTGCAAGAGTGGACCACGGGCAAAAATGCCCAGGGCAAGCCACGTCTGCAATCGGAAGTGCTGGGCAAAACCCGCGAATGGCTGGGTACAGGCGAAGGGGCCGAAGCGTCCCTGAACGACTGGGATATTTCCCGCGACGAACCTTACTACGGTATCCCGATCCCGGATGCGCCCGGCAAGTACTTCTACGTCTGGCTGGACGCGCCTGTGGGCTACCTGGCTTCCTTGAAAGCCTATTGCGTCAAGGCCGGTCTGGACTTTGATGCCTTGCTGGATCCGGAAGGCAGCACCGAGCAAGTCCACTTTATCGGCAAGGACATCGTGTACTTCCACGCCCTGTTCTGGCCTGCCATGCTGAAGTTCTCCGGTCGTAAAGTGCCTGACGCATTGAACGTGCACGGTTTCATCACCGTTAGCGGCGAAAAAATGTCCAAGAGCCGTGGCACCGGCATTTCGCCCCTGCGCTACCTGGAACTGGGCATGGACGCAGAATGGATGCGCTATTACATGGCCGCCAAGCTAAACTCGCACGTTGAGGACATGGACTTCAACCCGGACGACTTCATTGCCCGCGTCAACAGCGACCTGATCGGCAAGTACGTCAACATCGCCAGCCGTGCAGCCAACTTCATCAGCAAGCACTTTGATGGCAAGCTGGCTTACCAGGGCGACACTTCCGAGCTGCAAAACCAGCTCAAGGAAGTTGCCGAGAAAGTCCGCGCCGATCTGGAAAGCCGCGAGTACGGCCGTGCCGTGCGCCAGATCATGGCCCAGGCCGACATCATCAACCAGGCTTTCGACACCGCCCAGCCCTGGGTCATGGCCAAAGGCATTGCGACCGCCGAGCAAGCCCAGAAAAACGCGCTGCAAGACATTTGCTCGCGCACCCTGGCTGGCTTCAAGGGCCTGTCCGTCATGCTGACCGCCATTTTGCCTACCCTGACTGATCGCGTTGCCCGCGAACTGTTCGGTCTGGACCGCGGCTTTGTCTGGGACGACGTGGCCGCCTTGCCTGATCACATCGCTCCATTCAAACACCTGATGCAACGGGTAGACAGCGCCATGGTGGACGAACTGCTGGCCCCCCCACCCGCTCCTGTCGTACTGCCCGGTGGCGAAGCGATTGCCGACACCATCGATATCAAAGACTTCATCAAGGTTGATCTGCGTATTGCCAAGATTGTGAGCTGCGAAGCCGTAGAAGGGTCGGACAAGCTACTGCGCCTGAGCCTGGACGCTGGCGAAGGCCGTTTGCGCCAAGTGTTCTCCGGCATCAAGTCGGCTTACCAACCCGACGACCTGATCGGCAAGCTGACCGTTCTGGTGGCTAACCTGGCTCCTCGCAAGATGCGCTTTGGCGTATCAGAAGGCATGGTTCTTGCCGCGAGCCATGCTGATGATGCAGTCGATCCAGGCATCTATATTCTGGAACCGTTCCCTGGCGCCCAGCCAGGCATGCGCATCAATTAA